A genomic segment from Bosea sp. OAE506 encodes:
- a CDS encoding transglycosylase SLT domain-containing protein, which produces MIGAKAFALAATLIAISSLFAPAAAQTVCEEHMIRVSKAYDIPVGVLYSVGLTESGRRNSLQPYALNIHGRAFFGASKQEALDEFHTSRAKGKKLIDIGCMQINHHYHRDQFPSLDAMFDPALNVEYSAKFLKRLKARHDTWTMAVARYHAGPHNNPAQHRYVCTVIRNMVATGFGQWTDTARSFCGAKYARS; this is translated from the coding sequence ATGATCGGCGCGAAAGCCTTCGCCCTGGCCGCGACCCTCATCGCTATCTCTAGCCTGTTCGCGCCGGCCGCCGCCCAGACGGTCTGCGAGGAGCACATGATCCGCGTCTCAAAGGCCTACGACATTCCCGTCGGCGTGCTCTATTCGGTCGGTCTGACCGAAAGCGGCCGGCGCAATTCGCTGCAGCCCTACGCGCTCAACATCCATGGGCGCGCCTTCTTCGGCGCAAGCAAGCAGGAGGCGCTGGACGAGTTCCACACCTCGCGCGCCAAGGGCAAGAAGCTGATCGACATCGGCTGCATGCAGATCAACCATCATTACCATCGCGACCAGTTCCCCAGCCTCGACGCGATGTTCGACCCGGCGCTGAATGTCGAATACTCGGCCAAGTTCCTGAAGCGGCTGAAGGCCCGCCACGACACCTGGACCATGGCGGTGGCGCGCTATCATGCCGGGCCGCACAACAACCCGGCCCAGCATCGCTATGTCTGCACCGTCATCCGCAACATGGTCGCCACCGGCTTCGGCCAGTGGACCGACACTGCGCGCTCCTTCTGCGGGGCCAAATACGCCCGGTCCTAA
- a CDS encoding acetate/propionate family kinase: MGKDDGRILLTFNAGSSTVKLGLFALGPQGPRRIGKGMIDFRREPLRFQLTEGPDRFDIALEARPGAELDDVLSEVLRRLSWHVDLDAIAGIGHRIVHGGDRFTGPVRIDDEVITALEALTPLAPLHQPQGLRLVRAVARLRPGLPQTASFDTAFHRSQSDLARRFAIPRALHDQGIKRYGFHGLSYAFVAAELARRHPDLSDAKVVVAHLGSGASLCALEGGLSRDTSMGFSTLDGVPMATRCGAIDAGVLLHLLGPMGQSVAQVEDLLYRRSGLLGVSGISADSRELLDSDAPEAAEALDLFTFRIAGEVARLATTLGGLDALVFTAGIGEHQPRIRKAIARRLAWLGLELDESANAANAATISAAGSRVEAFVIATDEEQVIADEACALLVEPT, from the coding sequence ATGGGGAAGGACGACGGCCGCATCCTGCTGACCTTCAACGCCGGTTCTTCCACGGTGAAGCTCGGCCTTTTCGCGCTCGGGCCGCAGGGCCCGCGGCGCATCGGCAAGGGCATGATCGACTTCCGCCGCGAGCCCCTGCGCTTCCAGCTGACGGAAGGGCCGGACCGTTTCGACATCGCGCTCGAAGCCCGCCCCGGCGCGGAGCTCGACGACGTGCTGAGCGAGGTGCTGCGCCGCCTCTCCTGGCATGTCGATCTCGACGCCATCGCCGGCATCGGCCACCGCATCGTCCATGGCGGCGATCGTTTCACCGGACCGGTCCGGATCGACGATGAGGTCATCACCGCGCTTGAGGCCCTGACGCCGCTGGCGCCGCTGCATCAGCCGCAGGGCTTGAGGCTGGTCCGCGCCGTCGCGCGACTGCGCCCCGGCCTGCCCCAGACCGCGTCCTTCGACACCGCCTTCCACCGCAGTCAGTCCGATCTCGCCCGCCGTTTCGCGATTCCGCGCGCGCTGCACGACCAGGGCATCAAGCGCTACGGCTTCCACGGCCTGTCCTACGCTTTCGTCGCCGCCGAGCTGGCCCGCCGGCACCCCGACCTGTCGGATGCCAAGGTCGTCGTCGCCCATCTTGGCAGCGGCGCCAGCCTCTGCGCGCTCGAAGGCGGCCTCAGCCGCGACACCAGCATGGGCTTCTCGACCCTGGACGGCGTGCCGATGGCGACGCGCTGCGGCGCGATCGACGCGGGCGTGCTGCTGCACCTGCTCGGCCCGATGGGGCAGAGCGTCGCGCAGGTGGAGGATCTGCTCTACCGCCGCTCCGGCCTGCTCGGGGTCTCAGGGATCAGTGCCGACAGCCGCGAGCTGCTCGACAGCGACGCGCCGGAGGCCGCGGAAGCACTCGACCTCTTTACCTTCCGCATCGCTGGCGAGGTGGCGCGGCTGGCGACGACGCTGGGCGGGCTCGATGCGCTCGTCTTCACCGCCGGCATCGGCGAGCACCAGCCGCGCATCCGCAAGGCGATCGCCCGCCGCCTCGCCTGGCTCGGCCTGGAATTGGACGAGAGCGCTAACGCCGCCAATGCCGCAACGATCTCCGCCGCCGGCAGTCGCGTCGAAGCCTTCGTCATCGCCACCGACGAGGAGCAGGTCATCGCCGACGAGGCCTGCGCCCTACTCGTCGAGCCAACCTGA
- the fliF gene encoding flagellar basal-body MS-ring/collar protein FliF translates to MPGRQYAEEIWLNLQQLGPKRLAALAAIGLFVFAAIGISAYQLSRPELTVLYSGLQREDVNRIGAALQESGVVFDVNSEGTQVLVKPTQAAQARMLLAEKGLPRSTSGGYELFDKLGSLGLTSFMQEVTRVRAMEGELARTIQLMRGVKAASVHLVLADKGSFRRDQQPASASVVVRTETSGAGNVAQAIRHLVASAVPGLAAEKVTVLNTDGTLLATGGEPGQMASSKLAGLQQSVSREIQDNVRKALTPYLGLENFEISVATELNTDRKETSETVFNPDSKVERSVRVVRENDTSQNAATQEPTTVEQNVPERAVRAEGGQRSSEEKQRREELTNYEISSKRIQTVSDGYSVAKMSIAVLINRPRLVESLGASPSPEAIEARLEDVRQVVASAAGVSGQRGDAVKVLAVDFLQGSRTLEPTPPVGVAEALLRQSGTLINAVTILGLASLIIWFGLRPSINAILKRPAPAAVAAITEDATVSPVDPQLQLAGGEIGLNLIGDLTNASQRSPLRKLEQLIDFNEAQAAAILKQWIHEGERA, encoded by the coding sequence ATGCCGGGCCGGCAATACGCTGAAGAGATCTGGCTCAACCTCCAGCAACTGGGGCCGAAGCGACTGGCCGCGCTCGCCGCGATCGGCCTCTTCGTCTTCGCGGCGATCGGGATCAGCGCCTATCAGCTGAGCCGGCCCGAGCTGACCGTGCTCTACAGCGGGCTGCAGCGCGAGGACGTCAACCGCATCGGCGCGGCGCTGCAGGAATCCGGTGTCGTCTTCGACGTCAATTCCGAGGGCACGCAGGTACTGGTCAAGCCGACCCAGGCGGCCCAGGCCCGCATGCTGCTGGCCGAGAAGGGCCTGCCGCGTAGCACCAGCGGCGGCTACGAGCTCTTCGACAAGCTCGGCTCGCTCGGCCTGACCTCCTTCATGCAGGAGGTCACCCGCGTGCGCGCCATGGAGGGCGAACTCGCCCGCACCATCCAGCTCATGCGCGGCGTCAAGGCGGCGAGCGTGCATCTCGTGCTCGCCGACAAGGGCTCCTTCCGGCGCGACCAGCAGCCGGCCTCCGCCAGCGTCGTCGTCCGCACCGAGACCTCCGGCGCCGGCAATGTCGCGCAGGCCATCCGCCATCTCGTCGCCTCGGCCGTCCCGGGGCTGGCGGCCGAGAAGGTGACGGTGCTCAACACCGACGGCACCCTGCTCGCGACCGGCGGCGAGCCCGGCCAGATGGCCTCCTCCAAGCTTGCCGGCCTGCAGCAGAGCGTCAGCCGCGAGATCCAGGACAATGTCCGCAAGGCGCTGACGCCCTATCTCGGGCTCGAGAATTTCGAGATCAGCGTCGCCACCGAACTTAACACCGACCGCAAGGAAACCAGCGAGACGGTCTTCAACCCCGATTCAAAGGTCGAGCGCTCGGTCCGGGTCGTGCGCGAGAACGACACGTCACAGAACGCCGCGACGCAGGAGCCGACGACGGTCGAGCAGAACGTGCCGGAGCGCGCCGTGCGCGCCGAGGGCGGCCAGCGCTCCAGCGAGGAGAAGCAGCGCCGCGAGGAGCTGACCAATTACGAGATCTCATCCAAGCGCATCCAGACCGTCAGCGATGGCTATTCGGTCGCCAAGATGTCGATCGCCGTGCTGATCAACCGGCCGCGCCTGGTCGAATCGCTGGGCGCCTCGCCCAGCCCGGAGGCGATCGAGGCCAGGCTCGAGGATGTCCGCCAGGTCGTGGCCTCCGCCGCCGGCGTCAGCGGCCAGCGCGGCGACGCGGTCAAGGTGCTGGCGGTCGACTTCCTCCAGGGCAGCCGCACGCTGGAGCCGACGCCCCCCGTCGGCGTGGCCGAGGCGCTGCTGCGCCAGTCCGGCACGCTGATCAACGCGGTCACCATCCTCGGCCTCGCGTCCCTGATCATCTGGTTCGGCCTGCGGCCCTCGATCAACGCCATCCTGAAGCGCCCGGCGCCCGCCGCCGTCGCCGCGATCACCGAGGATGCAACTGTCTCGCCCGTCGATCCCCAGCTCCAGCTCGCCGGCGGCGAAATCGGCCTCAACCTGATCGGCGACCTCACCAACGCCTCGCAGCGCTCGCCGCTGCGCAAGCTGGAGCAGCTGATCGATTTCAACGAGGCGCAGGCCGCCGCGATCCTGAAGCAGTGGATCCATGAGGGAGAGCGCGCGTGA
- a CDS encoding MotB family protein, which yields MDTDRQDFIILRRSAGRPTDQIKTGVWKIAHADFMTAMMALFLVLWLVNSTNRETRQTVAQYFNPIRLSDTTSDRKGVRNPQDAEPGEVDSTSRHDGDQVGAAKTGSDRRPSATLKEPRQGKAAFEDPYAVLAEVAAAKPEPGSDRASTLTLGATGKPGMNGGEAMRDPFDPNFWRQTPQTDKPERQQAFAGDAAPAPSPASESAPKPQPAGEPTNPAAANAPVADAPPVMAMASPAMSPRPGLAVAAPATTTAVASRADEAMATAIASAIAKGGPQRADQPQVDVRKTDEGVLISLTDNANFGMFGIGSAEPHPQTVAAMQRVAAVLKEREGAIVIRGHTDARPFRDGRSDNWRLSTSRAHTAQDLLVQGGISAARIEHIEGHASRRPRAGDPNAAENRRIEILIREKRA from the coding sequence ATGGACACCGACCGCCAGGACTTCATCATCCTCCGCCGCAGCGCCGGCCGGCCGACGGACCAGATCAAGACCGGCGTCTGGAAGATCGCCCATGCCGACTTCATGACGGCGATGATGGCGCTGTTTCTCGTGCTCTGGCTGGTCAACTCGACCAATCGCGAGACGCGCCAGACGGTCGCCCAGTATTTCAACCCGATCCGGCTCTCCGACACGACCTCGGACCGCAAGGGCGTGCGCAACCCGCAGGACGCCGAGCCCGGCGAAGTGGACAGCACCAGCCGCCATGACGGCGACCAGGTCGGCGCCGCCAAGACCGGCTCCGACCGGCGGCCGAGCGCGACGCTGAAGGAGCCCCGCCAGGGCAAGGCCGCCTTCGAGGACCCCTATGCCGTCCTCGCCGAGGTTGCCGCCGCCAAGCCCGAACCCGGCTCGGACCGGGCCTCGACCCTGACGCTCGGCGCCACCGGCAAGCCAGGGATGAATGGCGGCGAAGCGATGCGCGACCCCTTCGACCCGAATTTCTGGCGCCAGACGCCCCAGACCGACAAGCCCGAGCGCCAGCAGGCCTTCGCGGGAGACGCCGCCCCGGCCCCGTCCCCCGCCAGCGAATCCGCCCCGAAGCCGCAGCCCGCGGGCGAACCCACGAACCCAGCTGCCGCGAACGCGCCCGTCGCTGACGCGCCTCCGGTCATGGCCATGGCCTCCCCCGCGATGTCGCCACGTCCGGGGCTTGCCGTCGCAGCCCCCGCCACCACAACCGCCGTGGCGTCGCGCGCCGACGAGGCGATGGCCACCGCCATTGCCTCGGCCATCGCGAAAGGCGGTCCCCAGCGGGCCGACCAGCCGCAGGTCGATGTCCGCAAGACCGACGAGGGCGTGCTGATCAGCCTGACCGACAACGCCAATTTCGGCATGTTCGGCATCGGCTCGGCCGAGCCGCATCCGCAGACGGTGGCCGCGATGCAGCGCGTCGCCGCCGTGCTGAAGGAGCGCGAGGGCGCCATCGTCATCCGAGGCCACACCGATGCGCGGCCCTTCCGCGACGGCCGCAGCGACAACTGGCGGCTCTCCACCTCCCGCGCCCATACGGCGCAGGACCTGCTCGTCCAGGGCGGCATCAGCGCCGCGCGAATCGAACACATCGAGGGCCATGCCAGCCGCCGTCCCCGGGCGGGCGACCCCAACGCCGCCGAGAACCGCCGCATCGAGATCCTGATCCGGGAGAAGCGCGCATGA
- a CDS encoding EscU/YscU/HrcU family type III secretion system export apparatus switch protein: protein MSEQDQESKTEEASEKKVRDAVERGNTPSSKEAPIFAAIAATLIAGVFLMRDGAGGMARFLTDFLADPAGFDISTSGNTTALLLYAAMQAGLFLWPIFALFLVFGLSAAFLQHPPQLALERITPQWSRLSPSKGFTRIFGSQGLVEFGKSLAKFAAITVTVWLILKSDKNTVVTAMLRDPSALPELILTIAIRLLSAACVATIVIVAIDLVWTQKFWRRSLRMTKQEVKDEHKQAEGDPILKSRRLSLARDRARNRMMAAVPRATVIIANPTHYAVALRYVQEEGGAPLVLAKGTDLIALKIREIAEANDIPVVEDRALARSLHAAVQLDQMIPAEFYKVVAELLCLVYAKKVA, encoded by the coding sequence GTGTCCGAACAGGACCAGGAGAGCAAGACCGAGGAGGCTTCCGAGAAGAAGGTGCGCGATGCCGTCGAGCGCGGCAACACGCCCTCCTCCAAGGAGGCCCCGATCTTCGCCGCCATCGCCGCGACGCTGATCGCCGGCGTCTTCCTGATGCGGGACGGCGCCGGCGGCATGGCCCGCTTCCTCACCGACTTCCTGGCCGACCCCGCCGGCTTCGACATCTCGACCAGCGGCAACACGACTGCGCTTCTGCTCTACGCCGCGATGCAGGCCGGCCTGTTCCTGTGGCCCATCTTCGCGCTCTTCCTCGTCTTCGGCCTGAGTGCGGCCTTCCTGCAGCATCCGCCCCAGCTCGCCCTCGAACGGATCACGCCGCAATGGTCGCGGCTCTCGCCGTCCAAGGGCTTCACGCGGATTTTCGGCAGCCAGGGCCTCGTTGAATTCGGCAAGTCGTTGGCCAAGTTCGCCGCCATCACGGTGACCGTCTGGCTGATCCTCAAATCGGACAAGAACACGGTGGTGACGGCCATGCTGAGGGACCCCAGCGCCCTTCCGGAACTGATCCTGACCATCGCGATCCGCCTGCTCTCGGCGGCCTGCGTGGCGACGATCGTGATCGTCGCGATCGACCTGGTCTGGACCCAGAAATTCTGGCGCCGCTCGCTGCGCATGACCAAGCAGGAGGTCAAGGACGAGCACAAGCAGGCCGAGGGCGACCCGATCCTGAAATCCCGCCGGCTCTCGCTCGCCCGCGACCGCGCCCGCAACCGCATGATGGCGGCCGTGCCGCGCGCCACCGTGATCATCGCCAACCCGACCCATTACGCCGTGGCGCTGCGCTATGTGCAGGAGGAGGGCGGCGCGCCGCTGGTGCTGGCCAAGGGCACCGACCTGATCGCGCTCAAGATCCGCGAGATCGCCGAAGCCAACGACATCCCCGTGGTCGAGGACCGCGCGCTCGCCCGCTCGCTCCACGCCGCCGTCCAGCTCGACCAGATGATCCCCGCGGAATTCTACAAGGTCGTCGCCGAGCTGCTCTGCCTCGTCTACGCGAAGAAGGTGGCGTGA
- a CDS encoding chemotaxis protein MotC: MRRRSLAALAGTLAFALALTTPALAAQDSAPAPAPPYQLVRTLQSLQNEAAAGNRAAHAAQSKLLRDLEQAMAAQAPAVWDDPRNTRAAVQYVLSGGQPGPLAELVKRGEPAGLPKGLAEGALAYVVGDGARAKALLMPLDPAGLHESLAGHLALVQATLILRDDQKRALQLLDQARLASPGSLVEEGALRRAVFIAAETNDLDRLEKATAQYMRRFDRSVYAEHFRQSFATGLVRFDIGRDPAKFRRLVATLRAFDREQQRAVLLIIARDALVRGRFEQARLAAEEVARIPGADQATITRASLYRAASRIGIDRAGGALDTLRKIDAARLPPEEKDILHTALRVAAEIVDAPSGGAQTPGSATPAEPADLDPRMKRLLSGAERSLAEAQKLLADPVFTPARSGDARP; this comes from the coding sequence ATGAGGCGCCGGTCCCTTGCGGCCCTCGCCGGCACACTGGCCTTCGCGCTGGCGCTGACGACACCGGCCCTGGCAGCACAGGATTCCGCGCCTGCGCCAGCCCCGCCCTATCAGCTCGTGCGCACCCTGCAGTCGCTGCAGAACGAGGCGGCGGCGGGAAACAGGGCCGCCCATGCCGCCCAGAGCAAGCTGCTGCGCGATCTCGAACAGGCGATGGCGGCGCAGGCTCCCGCCGTCTGGGACGATCCGCGCAACACCCGCGCCGCCGTGCAATATGTGCTCAGCGGCGGCCAGCCCGGTCCCCTGGCCGAGCTGGTCAAGCGCGGCGAGCCGGCCGGGCTGCCGAAGGGTTTGGCCGAGGGCGCGCTCGCCTATGTCGTGGGAGATGGCGCCCGGGCGAAGGCGCTGCTGATGCCGCTCGACCCCGCCGGCCTGCATGAATCGCTCGCCGGCCATCTCGCCCTGGTTCAGGCCACGCTGATCCTGCGCGACGACCAGAAGCGGGCGCTGCAGTTGCTCGATCAGGCGAGACTGGCCTCGCCCGGCTCCCTGGTCGAGGAGGGCGCGCTGCGCCGCGCCGTCTTCATCGCCGCCGAGACCAACGATCTCGACCGGCTGGAGAAGGCCACCGCCCAGTACATGCGGCGCTTCGACCGCTCGGTCTATGCCGAGCATTTCCGCCAGAGCTTCGCCACCGGCCTGGTGCGCTTCGACATCGGCCGCGACCCGGCCAAATTTCGCCGGCTGGTGGCGACGCTGCGCGCCTTCGACCGCGAGCAGCAACGCGCGGTGCTCCTCATCATCGCCCGCGACGCACTGGTGCGCGGGCGCTTCGAGCAGGCCCGCCTCGCCGCCGAGGAGGTCGCGCGGATCCCCGGCGCCGATCAGGCGACGATCACGCGCGCCTCGCTCTACCGGGCCGCCTCGCGCATCGGCATCGACCGGGCCGGAGGAGCGCTCGACACCCTCCGGAAGATCGACGCCGCCCGCCTGCCTCCGGAGGAAAAGGACATCCTCCACACGGCCCTGCGCGTCGCCGCCGAGATCGTCGATGCGCCCTCTGGCGGCGCCCAGACGCCGGGATCGGCCACCCCGGCCGAACCCGCTGATCTCGACCCGCGGATGAAGCGCCTGCTGTCGGGGGCCGAGCGCAGCCTCGCCGAGGCCCAGAAGCTGCTCGCCGACCCCGTCTTCACCCCTGCCCGCTCCGGAGATGCCCGGCCATGA
- a CDS encoding flagellin: MTSLLTNTSAMTALQTLTQTNKNLAQSQNRIATGQRVSTASDNAAYWSIATTMRSDNKALGAVQDALGLGAATIDTMYTGLNGTVEVVSEIKAKLVAARTPGVDRDKIQSEIKELQSQLKNTADSAVFNGENWISVDSTASSYNATKSVVSSFSRAGGQVQVDTVTVDLNAIKLYDANLDTAYAAQTFPTVTTAARDPLLDVGGNITVTVGAAPALNIAVAAGTSLKDIAKEINKLGVEGLSVGINAAGDALAFKSRNDANVVIDASVAGLGAAVTLTALATPVDSNKGILDKTYDAYTGTAWETFSVADIDIAKLTDNATDLAKLETYISAVDDALGTITDAATNLGAIKNRIGLQQDFVKALKDSLDRGIGQLVDADMNAESTRLQALQTQQQLGIQALSIANSGSQSILSLFRG, encoded by the coding sequence ATGACCAGCCTGCTCACCAACACCTCCGCGATGACTGCGCTGCAGACGCTGACGCAGACCAACAAGAACCTCGCCCAGTCGCAGAACCGCATCGCCACCGGCCAGCGCGTCTCGACCGCCTCCGACAACGCCGCCTACTGGTCGATCGCCACGACGATGCGTTCGGACAACAAGGCGCTCGGCGCGGTGCAGGACGCTCTCGGCCTCGGCGCCGCGACCATCGACACGATGTATACCGGCCTGAACGGCACGGTCGAAGTCGTCTCGGAGATCAAGGCCAAGCTCGTCGCGGCCCGCACCCCCGGCGTCGACCGCGACAAGATCCAGAGCGAGATCAAGGAGCTCCAGAGCCAGCTCAAGAACACGGCGGACTCCGCGGTGTTCAACGGCGAGAACTGGATCTCGGTCGACTCGACGGCGTCGAGCTACAACGCCACGAAGTCGGTCGTCTCGTCCTTCTCCCGCGCCGGCGGCCAGGTCCAGGTCGACACCGTCACCGTCGATCTGAACGCGATCAAGCTCTACGACGCGAACCTCGACACGGCCTATGCGGCGCAGACCTTCCCGACGGTCACCACCGCGGCCCGCGATCCCCTGCTCGACGTCGGCGGCAACATCACTGTCACCGTCGGCGCAGCTCCGGCCCTCAACATCGCGGTCGCCGCCGGCACCTCGCTGAAGGACATCGCCAAGGAGATCAACAAGCTCGGCGTCGAGGGTCTGTCGGTCGGCATCAATGCCGCCGGTGACGCCCTCGCCTTCAAGAGCCGCAACGATGCGAACGTCGTGATCGACGCCAGCGTCGCCGGTCTCGGCGCGGCGGTGACGCTGACGGCGCTGGCCACCCCGGTCGACAGCAACAAGGGCATCCTGGACAAGACCTACGATGCCTATACCGGCACCGCCTGGGAGACCTTCTCCGTCGCCGACATCGACATCGCCAAGCTGACCGACAACGCCACGGACCTCGCCAAGCTCGAGACCTACATCTCGGCCGTCGACGACGCCCTGGGCACGATCACCGATGCCGCCACCAATCTCGGTGCCATCAAGAACCGCATCGGCCTGCAGCAGGACTTCGTGAAGGCCCTGAAGGACTCGCTCGATCGCGGTATCGGCCAGCTCGTCGATGCCGACATGAACGCCGAATCGACCCGCCTCCAGGCGCTGCAGACGCAGCAGCAGCTCGGCATCCAGGCGCTGTCGATCGCCAACTCCGGCAGCCAGAGCATCCTCTCGCTGTTCCGCGGCTGA
- a CDS encoding bifunctional enoyl-CoA hydratase/phosphate acetyltransferase yields the protein MNQIILRNRTFDELAVGDSASLQRSVGHDDIDLFAAVSGDLNPARLDAGFAAGERLGPVVAHGLWTGALISALLGTRLPGPGTIYLGQELQFCHPVAPGDTITATVRVREKRADKRIVLLDTTCTNQDGTQVLAGTATVIAPKTSVAWPSPHRPEVALRRHDRYDAFVRDARALPSLRVAVIHPCSPEAIIAAVEIRDEGLLAPILIGPEAKIRAAAEAARVSLDGMPIEPVEHSHAAAARGVELAMAGRVSILMKGSLHTDELLGAVVAAGSGLRTERRISHVYAMSVPAYPKPLIVTDAAINILPTLEQKRDICQNAIDLLHTLGIAEPLVAVLAAVETVNARMPATLDAAALTVMAARGQITGARVDGPLAFDNAISPEAARTKGIVSPVAGQADILLVPDLEAGNMLAKQLIYFAGAEAAGLVLGARVPIVLTSRSDSLKTRIASAALAKLVAARRGPGIPAKGAGA from the coding sequence ATGAACCAGATCATCCTCAGGAACCGAACTTTCGACGAACTGGCGGTCGGCGACAGCGCCTCGCTCCAGCGCAGCGTCGGGCACGACGACATCGACCTCTTCGCCGCGGTTTCGGGCGACCTCAACCCGGCCCGGCTCGACGCCGGCTTCGCCGCGGGCGAGCGATTAGGCCCTGTCGTTGCCCATGGGCTCTGGACCGGCGCGCTGATCTCGGCGCTGCTCGGCACCCGCCTGCCCGGGCCGGGCACGATCTATCTCGGCCAGGAGCTGCAGTTTTGCCATCCGGTGGCGCCGGGAGACACCATCACCGCCACCGTCCGGGTCCGCGAGAAGCGCGCGGACAAGCGCATCGTCCTGCTCGACACGACCTGCACCAACCAGGACGGCACGCAGGTGCTGGCCGGCACCGCCACCGTCATCGCGCCCAAGACCAGCGTCGCCTGGCCGAGCCCGCATCGGCCCGAGGTCGCGCTGCGCCGGCACGACCGCTACGACGCCTTCGTGCGCGACGCCCGTGCCCTGCCTTCGCTGCGCGTCGCGGTGATCCATCCCTGCTCGCCGGAAGCGATCATCGCCGCCGTCGAGATCCGCGACGAAGGCCTGCTGGCGCCGATCCTGATCGGGCCGGAGGCGAAGATCCGCGCCGCTGCGGAAGCCGCTCGCGTCTCGCTCGACGGCATGCCGATCGAGCCCGTCGAGCACAGCCATGCCGCTGCCGCCCGCGGCGTCGAACTTGCCATGGCCGGCCGCGTTTCGATCCTCATGAAGGGCAGCCTGCATACCGACGAACTGCTCGGCGCCGTGGTCGCGGCCGGCTCGGGCCTGCGCACCGAGCGGCGCATCAGTCATGTCTATGCGATGAGCGTGCCGGCCTATCCCAAGCCGCTGATCGTCACCGACGCCGCGATCAACATCCTGCCGACGCTCGAACAGAAGCGCGACATCTGCCAGAACGCCATCGACCTGCTGCACACGCTCGGTATCGCGGAGCCGCTGGTCGCCGTGCTCGCCGCCGTCGAGACCGTCAACGCTCGGATGCCGGCGACGCTCGACGCCGCAGCCCTGACGGTGATGGCCGCGCGCGGCCAGATCACCGGCGCCCGCGTCGACGGCCCGCTCGCCTTCGACAATGCGATCAGCCCCGAGGCGGCCCGCACCAAGGGCATCGTCTCCCCCGTTGCCGGCCAGGCCGACATCCTGCTGGTGCCCGATCTCGAAGCCGGCAACATGCTCGCCAAGCAACTGATCTATTTCGCTGGCGCCGAGGCGGCCGGACTTGTGCTCGGCGCGCGCGTGCCGATCGTCCTGACCAGCCGCTCGGATTCGCTGAAGACCCGCATCGCCTCGGCTGCGCTCGCCAAGCTCGTCGCCGCGCGGCGCGGGCCGGGCATTCCCGCGAAGGGAGCCGGCGCCTGA
- a CDS encoding flagellar hook-length control protein FliK, producing the protein MSQVETPVLPPGRSAEAAKNPKARLTAGGREERGQAFRSLLQTLEKGAGKPTADKPAEPGRAEPGDKAEAFPAERLADLLATGPLEPAATADGTADAARLLLGAVRPPAPETQAEPRREPGPRRDGFATLSGVLARSATGAVGAMEPSPLPAAAEAGVALPTEEVALPDLPDATGTIDPKPATPEPAAKDAGPDKPFTIAVIRQETHLPPVLRLSPLQQVAEPIRQAASELSASRAQDVPDIGSGKTGGIAEPTKILHIQLSPVELGSIVVKLRISQGGMEVRLEASRAETAQLLTNDREALREIVRASGHALDQVSVETVHVESAGADPRPGQDAPRDGAREDGAGRDGRGFDPSRQQDRQSDRQEPQRRDAHKDAPISTEDTHDRRESLRPGRDPHRYL; encoded by the coding sequence ATGAGCCAGGTCGAGACACCCGTCCTGCCCCCCGGCCGCAGTGCAGAGGCCGCGAAGAACCCGAAGGCGCGGCTGACCGCCGGCGGTCGCGAGGAGCGCGGGCAGGCCTTCCGCTCCCTGCTGCAGACGCTCGAAAAGGGCGCCGGCAAGCCCACGGCCGACAAGCCCGCCGAGCCGGGCCGCGCGGAGCCCGGGGACAAGGCCGAGGCCTTCCCCGCCGAACGCCTCGCCGATCTCCTGGCCACGGGCCCGTTGGAGCCCGCCGCCACCGCCGACGGCACGGCCGATGCGGCGCGGCTCCTGCTCGGCGCGGTCCGGCCCCCCGCCCCGGAGACGCAGGCCGAGCCCCGGCGCGAGCCCGGCCCGCGGCGGGATGGCTTCGCGACCCTCAGCGGCGTCCTCGCGCGCTCCGCCACCGGCGCAGTCGGCGCCATGGAGCCGTCCCCGCTGCCCGCAGCCGCGGAGGCGGGCGTCGCGTTGCCGACGGAGGAGGTCGCCCTGCCCGACCTGCCGGACGCGACTGGCACGATCGATCCGAAGCCGGCCACGCCTGAGCCCGCGGCAAAGGACGCCGGCCCGGACAAGCCCTTCACCATCGCCGTGATCCGGCAGGAGACGCATCTGCCGCCGGTGCTGCGTCTCTCGCCGCTGCAGCAGGTCGCCGAGCCGATCCGGCAGGCGGCCTCGGAGCTTTCGGCGTCGCGCGCGCAGGATGTCCCCGACATCGGCAGCGGCAAGACCGGCGGCATCGCCGAGCCGACGAAAATCCTGCACATCCAGCTCAGCCCGGTCGAACTCGGCAGCATCGTCGTCAAGCTGCGCATCTCGCAGGGCGGCATGGAGGTGCGGCTCGAGGCCAGCCGCGCCGAGACCGCGCAGCTGCTCACCAACGACCGCGAGGCCCTGCGCGAGATCGTCAGGGCGAGCGGCCATGCGCTCGATCAGGTCTCGGTCGAGACCGTCCATGTCGAGTCGGCCGGCGCCGATCCACGCCCGGGCCAGGACGCGCCACGCGACGGTGCCCGCGAGGACGGGGCTGGCCGCGACGGCCGCGGCTTCGATCCCTCACGCCAGCAGGACCGGCAGAGTGACCGGCAAGAGCCGCAACGGCGGGACGCACACAAAGACGCCCCCATCAGCACGGAGGACACCCATGATCGGCGCGAAAGCCTTCGCCCTGGCCGCGACCCTCATCGCTATCTCTAG